In Vibrio lentus, a single genomic region encodes these proteins:
- the gloB gene encoding hydroxyacylglutathione hydrolase — translation MLHIKSIPAFNDNYIWLIQNSDRRCAVVDPGDAAPVLEYLAHHELTLDAILITHHHHDHIGGVPELVRQFPSVDVVGPRNEPIPTLTHPVDDGDQLELFGEVFLVLGLSGHTAGHIGYVGDAKLFCGDVLFSAGCGRIMEGTPQQMFDALNKITALPQETEVYCAHEYTAANIAFALAVEPDNQHLQQYRDQVNRLRAQNKSTIPTNLRQEKFVNPFLRYTEPSVIKSVSNRTENTDPLSVFTALRTWKNEF, via the coding sequence ATGTTACATATCAAAAGCATACCTGCATTTAACGACAATTACATCTGGCTGATTCAAAATAGCGATCGCCGTTGTGCTGTCGTCGACCCTGGTGATGCTGCTCCAGTATTAGAGTACTTAGCACATCATGAGCTAACTTTAGATGCAATCTTGATTACACACCACCACCATGATCACATTGGTGGCGTTCCAGAGTTAGTCAGACAATTCCCAAGCGTAGACGTCGTTGGCCCTAGAAATGAGCCAATTCCAACCCTGACTCACCCAGTCGATGACGGTGACCAGTTGGAACTGTTTGGTGAGGTGTTCCTAGTGCTTGGGCTAAGTGGCCATACTGCGGGGCACATTGGTTATGTAGGTGATGCAAAACTATTTTGTGGTGATGTGCTGTTTTCAGCTGGCTGCGGCCGAATCATGGAAGGCACACCACAACAGATGTTTGATGCACTGAACAAGATCACGGCACTTCCTCAAGAAACCGAAGTCTATTGTGCCCATGAATACACTGCCGCGAATATCGCTTTCGCACTGGCTGTTGAGCCTGATAACCAACATTTGCAGCAATATCGCGACCAAGTGAACCGACTGCGTGCGCAAAATAAGTCGACCATCCCCACAAATTTGAGACAAGAGAAGTTCGTTAACCCTTTCTTGCGTTACACCGAGCCAAGTGTAATCAAATCAGTCTCTAACCGCACCGAAAACACCGATCCTCTGTCAGTGTTCACCGCTTTACGTACGTGGAAGAACGAATTTTAA
- a CDS encoding class I SAM-dependent methyltransferase, translating to MKPARSRKKFECPYTWAQLHNGDWLRESIQTRLDEWCPKLFGYHMLKLGGLSSEISSCTCNIQHQVNLDIQNPLHNVIADGYNLPFLEKSFDVVVLSHQLDYSNDPHRLLREVDRVMMDDGYIIITGFNPFSITGLASLLPWRKNSLPWSGRMYTPNRVKDWLGVLNYEVIHCDTYALFPMSKYQAMWTWLENSLGGCASFAGSQYFIVARKRTYPLKPIKPHWHLKRRFSPVGASFRTNSRPTQHSNKASYPLKTEKAD from the coding sequence ATGAAGCCAGCACGTAGCAGAAAAAAGTTTGAATGTCCTTACACTTGGGCACAGTTGCACAATGGGGACTGGTTGAGAGAATCTATTCAAACTCGACTCGATGAGTGGTGTCCAAAGCTATTTGGCTACCATATGCTCAAGCTCGGCGGCCTCAGTAGTGAGATTTCTAGCTGCACATGCAACATTCAACATCAAGTAAACCTAGATATCCAGAACCCATTACATAATGTGATAGCGGATGGCTATAATTTACCCTTTTTAGAGAAAAGCTTTGATGTTGTGGTGCTCAGTCATCAATTAGATTATAGCAACGACCCTCACCGGTTATTGAGAGAGGTTGATCGAGTGATGATGGATGATGGCTATATCATCATTACTGGCTTCAATCCGTTTAGTATTACCGGACTCGCAAGTTTACTGCCTTGGCGTAAGAACAGTTTGCCTTGGAGTGGGCGTATGTATACGCCAAATCGTGTGAAAGATTGGTTAGGTGTGTTGAATTATGAAGTGATTCACTGCGATACCTATGCGTTGTTTCCGATGAGTAAATATCAGGCGATGTGGACTTGGTTAGAGAACAGCTTGGGTGGCTGTGCTTCTTTTGCGGGAAGCCAATACTTTATTGTTGCTCGCAAGCGTACCTATCCGCTCAAACCGATTAAGCCTCATTGGCACCTTAAACGACGCTTTTCTCCTGTAGGAGCAAGCTTTAGAACCAATAGCCGTCCCACGCAGCATTCGAACAAGGCTTCATATCCGCTAAAAACAGAAAAAGCCGACTAG
- a CDS encoding endonuclease/exonuclease/phosphatase family protein yields MFKKTIMAIAVLIILAVASFHLIFVIPNKPNLITSSQNTSNDIYSCYQNSKPKAIDVSDGLSLTVWNIYKQNRSNWQSELNKLSAGSDLVLLQEASMTEGLRQWVTSGQWGSTRVNAFEAFEQSAGVLNLATHLPIEACAYTHEEPWLQLPKSALWSRYQLSNGEELAVINIHAVNFTFGTEDYEAQLKSLTDNLQQYRGPVIFAGDFNSWSEARFTVLKDALEKVGLTEVAFEPDNRTQFITGLVLDHVFYRGLEVEKAKAPITDASDHNPMQVTFKAK; encoded by the coding sequence ATGTTTAAGAAAACCATCATGGCTATCGCAGTTTTGATAATACTTGCTGTTGCTAGTTTTCATCTTATCTTCGTGATCCCGAATAAACCTAACCTGATCACTTCCTCTCAAAATACCAGTAATGATATCTATAGCTGCTATCAAAACTCGAAACCTAAGGCGATTGATGTATCTGACGGATTGAGTCTCACCGTGTGGAATATTTACAAGCAAAACCGCAGTAATTGGCAGAGTGAACTGAATAAGCTGTCGGCAGGAAGCGATCTAGTGTTACTGCAAGAGGCGAGTATGACAGAAGGGCTTCGTCAATGGGTGACGAGTGGCCAGTGGGGAAGTACTCGAGTGAATGCATTTGAAGCTTTTGAACAAAGTGCGGGCGTACTCAACCTAGCGACGCATCTACCGATCGAAGCTTGTGCTTATACTCATGAAGAACCTTGGCTTCAACTGCCTAAATCCGCGCTTTGGTCGCGCTACCAACTAAGTAATGGCGAAGAGTTGGCTGTGATTAATATCCATGCCGTGAACTTTACCTTTGGTACGGAAGATTACGAGGCTCAGCTCAAGAGCTTAACTGACAATCTGCAACAGTATCGTGGACCTGTTATTTTTGCTGGGGATTTTAATAGCTGGAGTGAGGCTCGCTTTACTGTATTGAAAGATGCGTTGGAGAAGGTTGGTTTGACGGAAGTTGCCTTTGAGCCAGATAACAGAACTCAGTTCATTACAGGGCTGGTGCTCGACCACGTGTTCTATCGAGGGCTAGAGGTAGAAAAAGCAAAAGCGCCCATTACGGACGCTTCTGATCATAACCCTATGCAAGTGACCTTTAAGGCTAAATAG
- a CDS encoding YIP1 family protein, whose translation MNPSSNPLVMLLDIFRAPTACFLALYQRSAWGWQPYVVLILSPFLFWGAYFSNVDFAWLSAELSQQLAQTNPDQLALLDSNTLLASEIISDVFGRTLTIALLAFWFNLATKPSQHQHSYWRWFAASSVVMFPAVLGDVASYASLILKHGHVMNYAADLNSLNGLIKLPLTSDWSQFASSLPLLLPWYIVLGYAAVLTWTEFERGQALVISGLPWVGYYLIWALYILIF comes from the coding sequence ATGAACCCGTCAAGTAACCCACTCGTCATGCTGTTGGATATCTTCCGAGCACCAACAGCTTGTTTCTTAGCGCTTTATCAGAGAAGTGCTTGGGGATGGCAACCCTACGTCGTATTAATACTCAGTCCATTTTTATTTTGGGGTGCCTATTTTTCGAATGTAGATTTTGCATGGTTAAGCGCAGAGTTGTCACAGCAACTTGCTCAAACGAACCCAGATCAATTGGCGTTACTTGACAGCAATACCCTACTCGCAAGTGAAATCATCAGCGATGTGTTTGGCCGAACGTTAACCATCGCCCTGTTGGCGTTTTGGTTTAACCTAGCAACCAAACCAAGCCAACACCAACACAGTTACTGGCGATGGTTTGCAGCTTCGTCAGTTGTGATGTTCCCGGCTGTTTTAGGAGATGTGGCGAGCTACGCAAGCCTCATACTCAAGCACGGACATGTGATGAACTACGCGGCCGACTTGAACAGCTTAAACGGCTTAATCAAGTTACCGCTCACCAGTGATTGGTCGCAGTTTGCTAGCTCATTACCACTGTTGCTGCCATGGTACATCGTGCTGGGTTATGCCGCAGTATTGACGTGGACTGAGTTTGAACGCGGGCAAGCGCTTGTGATTTCAGGCTTACCATGGGTTGGCTACTACCTAATCTGGGCGCTCTACATTTTAATCTTTTAA
- the dnaQ gene encoding DNA polymerase III subunit epsilon, with product MNTSSTLEQSVDAAANSKSENGANAENKRIIVLDTETTGMNTEGGPHYMGHRIVEIGAVEIINRRLTGRHFHVYIKPDRAIQEEAIGVHGITDEFLVDKPEYQDIHKEFLDFIKGAELVAHNAPFDTGFMDYEFEKLNPAIGKTDDYCKVTDTLAMAKKIFPGKRNNLDILCDRYGIDNSHRTLHGALLDAEILADVYLLMTGGQTSLQFNAGQQDGGAESIRRAESGRKSLKVLRATADEVEAHQSRLDLVEKSGSCLWRQ from the coding sequence ATGAATACCAGTAGCACTCTAGAACAAAGCGTTGACGCAGCAGCGAACTCCAAATCAGAAAATGGGGCGAACGCAGAAAACAAACGCATCATTGTACTCGATACCGAAACAACCGGTATGAATACGGAAGGTGGTCCTCACTATATGGGTCATCGCATCGTAGAAATCGGTGCCGTCGAGATCATCAACCGTAGATTGACCGGGCGTCATTTTCACGTCTACATCAAACCCGATCGTGCCATTCAAGAAGAGGCGATTGGCGTTCACGGTATTACTGATGAGTTCTTGGTAGATAAGCCTGAGTATCAAGACATTCACAAAGAGTTTCTCGACTTTATCAAAGGTGCTGAGCTGGTGGCTCACAATGCGCCCTTCGATACTGGCTTTATGGATTATGAGTTTGAGAAGCTTAACCCTGCGATTGGTAAAACGGATGACTACTGTAAAGTTACCGATACCTTGGCGATGGCGAAAAAGATATTCCCGGGTAAAAGAAACAACCTAGATATCTTATGTGATCGTTATGGTATTGATAACTCACACCGTACTCTCCACGGCGCTTTACTCGATGCGGAGATTCTAGCTGACGTCTATTTATTGATGACAGGTGGACAAACTTCGCTGCAATTTAACGCTGGCCAACAAGATGGTGGTGCAGAAAGTATCCGAAGAGCAGAAAGTGGTCGAAAATCCCTAAAGGTTTTACGAGCTACGGCCGATGAAGTAGAAGCGCATCAAAGTCGTTTAGATCTCGTCGAGAAAAGCGGAAGCTGCCTCTGGCGTCAGTAG
- a CDS encoding LysM peptidoglycan-binding domain-containing protein has protein sequence MRVKYSWALVLLLSGCQLTQSENPDQASEQTNTSPTKEVSQANVSSEATKEEPKVEAPVVTPQTQQDVWKRIAMQLEMEVPDQKKVDYYRTWYLKHPSHLKTVSQRAEPFLYLITTKIEEKGLPLELALLPVVESSFDAFAYSHGSAAGLWQFISGTGKDYGLEQNFWYDGRRDVAASTDAALDFLSDLNRRFDGDWNHAIAAYNSGGGRVSSAIRKNKKLGKPIDFFSLDLPKETSSYVPKLLALADVIANQEKYGIDIPAIPNKPVLTLVNPDEQLDLAIAANYAGIPVKELQGYNPAYNQWATAPEKHQQLLLPLSSVEKFNKEVAANKGKGMKLVRYKVQSGDSISVLASKYNTTSKVIRSANGMSNNNIRIGQHLLIPTSTKDDKTYALSASNRLASTQSKSRGQYKLSHTVRSGDSLWTIARANKVSHQSLAKWNGMGPRDTLRIGQELVIWKNGSDGAIIRTIFYNVRSGDTVSGIASKFKVKSADVVKWNTLQNKKYLQPGQKLKLYVDVTKVSV, from the coding sequence ATGCGAGTTAAGTACAGCTGGGCTTTGGTACTACTACTATCTGGTTGCCAATTAACTCAGTCAGAGAATCCAGACCAAGCTTCCGAGCAAACCAACACATCTCCTACTAAAGAAGTTTCTCAAGCGAACGTTTCATCAGAAGCGACCAAAGAAGAACCCAAAGTTGAAGCACCTGTCGTTACTCCACAAACACAACAAGATGTTTGGAAACGTATTGCGATGCAACTTGAAATGGAAGTACCAGACCAAAAGAAGGTCGATTACTACCGAACTTGGTACCTAAAGCACCCTAGTCATCTAAAGACCGTCTCACAACGTGCTGAACCCTTCCTTTATCTGATCACAACTAAGATTGAAGAAAAAGGCTTACCACTAGAATTGGCATTGTTGCCAGTTGTAGAAAGTTCTTTCGATGCGTTTGCCTACTCTCATGGCAGCGCTGCAGGTCTATGGCAGTTTATTTCTGGCACAGGCAAAGATTACGGACTAGAACAGAACTTCTGGTACGACGGTCGTCGTGATGTCGCCGCTTCTACCGATGCTGCATTGGATTTTCTATCAGACCTCAACAGACGTTTCGATGGCGATTGGAACCATGCCATTGCTGCCTATAACAGTGGCGGTGGTCGTGTAAGCAGTGCTATCCGCAAAAACAAGAAGCTAGGTAAGCCAATCGACTTCTTCTCTTTGGATTTACCAAAAGAGACCAGCAGCTATGTACCTAAGCTACTTGCACTAGCTGACGTGATTGCCAACCAAGAAAAGTATGGCATCGACATTCCTGCGATCCCAAACAAGCCGGTATTGACACTGGTTAACCCAGACGAACAACTTGATCTGGCGATTGCGGCAAACTACGCAGGCATTCCGGTAAAAGAGCTGCAAGGCTACAACCCCGCTTATAACCAGTGGGCGACGGCACCAGAAAAACATCAGCAATTATTGCTTCCTCTAAGCTCTGTTGAGAAGTTCAACAAAGAAGTGGCCGCTAATAAAGGCAAAGGCATGAAGTTGGTGCGTTATAAAGTGCAATCTGGCGATAGCATCAGCGTATTGGCGAGTAAATACAACACCACCAGCAAAGTGATTCGCTCTGCAAACGGGATGAGCAACAACAATATCCGTATTGGTCAGCACCTACTTATCCCAACCTCAACCAAAGACGACAAAACGTACGCACTAAGCGCTTCAAACCGCCTAGCAAGCACACAGTCAAAGAGTCGTGGCCAATATAAGCTTAGCCATACGGTAAGAAGTGGTGACAGCCTGTGGACGATTGCACGCGCAAATAAGGTATCTCACCAATCACTAGCTAAGTGGAATGGCATGGGGCCACGCGACACACTGCGTATTGGTCAAGAACTGGTCATTTGGAAGAATGGTTCAGACGGCGCCATCATCCGCACTATCTTTTATAACGTAAGATCGGGTGACACAGTCAGCGGTATTGCATCAAAGTTCAAAGTAAAAAGTGCAGATGTTGTAAAATGGAACACTTTGCAGAACAAAAAATACCTACAGCCAGGACAGAAACTGAAGCTGTATGTTGATGTAACTAAGGTAAGTGTATGA
- the rnhA gene encoding ribonuclease HI codes for MTKQVEIFTDGSCLGNPGPGGYGIVLRYKKVEKTLAEGFTLTTNNRMEMLAAVIALQALKEPCSVILTTDSQYVRQGITQWIHNWKKRDWKTADKKPVKNADLWQRLDKETARHSVDWRWVKGHAGHRENEMCDDLARTAAENPTQEDTGYQPS; via the coding sequence ATGACGAAACAAGTTGAAATTTTCACTGATGGTTCTTGTTTAGGCAATCCAGGTCCCGGTGGCTATGGCATCGTACTTCGCTATAAAAAAGTCGAAAAGACACTAGCAGAAGGCTTCACACTGACGACCAACAATCGAATGGAAATGCTCGCCGCAGTCATTGCGCTTCAAGCACTCAAAGAACCCTGCTCTGTGATTCTAACAACAGACAGCCAATACGTACGTCAAGGCATCACCCAGTGGATCCATAACTGGAAAAAGCGTGATTGGAAAACAGCGGATAAGAAGCCAGTGAAAAACGCCGACCTTTGGCAAAGGCTAGATAAAGAGACCGCGCGTCATAGCGTTGATTGGCGTTGGGTAAAAGGGCATGCAGGACACAGAGAGAACGAAATGTGTGATGACCTAGCTAGAACCGCTGCTGAGAACCCAACTCAAGAAGATACGGGCTACCAACCAAGCTAA